A single region of the Thermomicrobiales bacterium genome encodes:
- a CDS encoding pyridoxamine 5'-phosphate oxidase family protein, with the protein MSDETNQEWRGKVGKLSEDEVKEFLSTDGLCRLGVLDDEGWPYVVPVWFLYRDGGFYVIPRERSDWARFMERDNRVYLDIDEPGSLRKVLVKGEAELIELPNIGGKWVEIANEMSYRYLGPHGPDYLLPTLNEPRWLFFIRPVTMKTWQGVDWAKKYKHDGWGVS; encoded by the coding sequence ATGAGCGATGAAACCAATCAGGAATGGCGCGGCAAGGTCGGCAAACTCTCGGAGGACGAGGTCAAGGAGTTCCTTTCGACCGACGGGTTGTGTCGGCTCGGCGTGCTCGATGACGAGGGCTGGCCGTATGTGGTGCCGGTCTGGTTTCTCTATCGAGACGGTGGCTTTTATGTCATTCCGCGCGAGCGCTCGGATTGGGCGCGATTCATGGAACGAGACAATCGCGTGTATCTCGATATCGACGAGCCGGGTTCCTTGCGCAAGGTACTGGTCAAAGGCGAAGCCGAACTGATCGAGCTGCCGAATATCGGTGGCAAATGGGTCGAGATCGCCAACGAGATGTCCTACCGCTATCTAGGACCGCACGGACCCGACTACCTGCTTCCGACCCTGAACGAACCGCGCTGGCTCTTCTTCATCCGCCCGGTCACAATGAAGACATGGCAGGGTGTCGACTGGGCGAAGAAATACAAGCATGATGGATGGGGCGTCAGCTAG
- a CDS encoding PHB depolymerase family esterase — translation MRARSSFIIALMVTLLGLVEPMGTSASARLQGEPTGTFDQTLTVGGVERTYRVHVPGGRSPELGFPVLFVLHGGGGNAKQVERSTGFSELADREGFIVVYPNGSGRFPRRLTWNAHNCCAYAYEENIDDVSFISALIDRIVADYHADSTRIYITGHSNGAMMTFRIACELSEKIAAAAPNAGALNTDSCQPVSPVAMLIMNGEDDTKVPVAGGTPTGSGPAGEYDRVDTPTSFAVDTWVRLDGCPGPATVVETPSSITRAWSGCEGGSEVEQVIIRDWEHSWPSAAEGAPIDGAQVIWDFVSRFSKAPA, via the coding sequence ATGCGAGCACGAAGCTCGTTCATCATCGCGCTGATGGTCACGTTGCTAGGTCTCGTGGAACCAATGGGAACGAGTGCCTCGGCTCGTCTCCAGGGCGAGCCGACAGGGACGTTCGACCAAACGCTGACGGTCGGCGGAGTCGAGAGAACCTATCGCGTCCATGTTCCTGGTGGGCGATCACCAGAACTGGGGTTCCCGGTTCTGTTCGTGTTGCATGGCGGAGGCGGCAACGCCAAACAGGTCGAGCGGTCGACAGGGTTCTCCGAGCTTGCCGATCGCGAGGGGTTCATCGTTGTGTACCCGAACGGCTCTGGACGATTCCCACGCCGGCTCACATGGAATGCACACAACTGTTGCGCGTACGCCTACGAGGAAAACATCGACGACGTGTCGTTCATTTCCGCGCTCATCGACCGCATCGTTGCCGACTATCACGCCGACTCGACACGTATCTACATCACCGGGCATTCCAACGGAGCGATGATGACCTTTCGCATTGCATGCGAACTCTCGGAAAAGATCGCTGCGGCAGCTCCCAACGCCGGGGCCCTGAACACTGATTCTTGTCAGCCGGTCTCGCCGGTCGCCATGCTCATCATGAACGGCGAGGACGATACGAAGGTTCCGGTTGCGGGCGGCACGCCCACAGGCTCCGGCCCTGCCGGGGAGTACGATCGAGTCGACACACCCACATCCTTTGCCGTTGATACATGGGTGCGCCTGGATGGTTGTCCCGGACCGGCCACGGTGGTGGAAACGCCATCTTCGATCACGCGAGCCTGGAGTGGATGCGAAGGGGGAAGCGAGGTCGAGCAAGTGATCATTCGGGACTGGGAACATTCCTGGCCGTCGGCCGCAGAAGGCGCTCCCATCGACGGCGCCCAGGTCATCTGGGATTTCGTCTCACGGTTCTCGAAGGCCCCGGCATAG
- a CDS encoding YdcF family protein — protein MWRWIGIGSAIIVIGIFLIPFLVFASVYRQSRVNEARPADAIVVLGAAQFNGIPSQVFKARLDTAFDLYQQGYAPLIVVTGGRILGDQYTEAEAGKTYLVDRGVPADAILMENVSHNTAASFEGVRRILAPRGIETLLLVSDGFHLYRSKMLAENAGFTAYGVASEQSPISHGSATELRYMVRETLGVLAWKLHLQR, from the coding sequence TTGTGGCGCTGGATCGGTATTGGCTCGGCAATCATCGTGATTGGGATCTTCTTGATTCCGTTCCTGGTCTTCGCCTCGGTCTACCGCCAGTCGCGTGTAAACGAGGCGCGCCCAGCCGATGCCATCGTGGTCCTGGGGGCGGCGCAGTTCAATGGAATCCCGTCCCAGGTCTTCAAGGCACGGCTCGATACAGCGTTTGACTTGTATCAGCAGGGGTATGCCCCGTTGATCGTCGTGACCGGCGGACGCATTTTGGGCGACCAGTACACCGAAGCCGAAGCTGGCAAGACCTACCTGGTCGACCGTGGTGTGCCGGCCGACGCGATCCTGATGGAAAATGTGAGCCACAACACGGCCGCCAGCTTCGAGGGCGTGCGTCGTATCCTCGCGCCGCGGGGGATCGAAACGCTGCTCCTCGTCAGCGACGGGTTCCACCTCTACCGTTCCAAGATGCTGGCCGAGAACGCGGGATTCACCGCCTATGGCGTTGCGTCCGAGCAGAGCCCCATTAGTCACGGTTCGGCCACTGAGTTGCGGTATATGGTGCGCGAAACGCTAGGCGTACTCGCGTGGAAGCTGCATCTTCAGCGATAG
- a CDS encoding agmatinase family protein produces the protein MKRNQLHGTQMLQAEAEIPFKRRAEYIEEALQNGLESAWSITDRTIPLFGRAPILTGKYSAATTFLGVPFQEDMRALESPDVVFVGAPLDAGTTYRSGTRFGPEGIRSISGLYSGYNFELGVDLLESLDMVDAGDITVIPANIEKSFDQIVKGVAYLHEHATFPVVMGGDHAIGYPDIRGLAPYVDGNIGIIHFDRHTDMTELNMDERMHGTPFFHATNIPNAPPVNLVQIGIGGWNGSRYGVKNARERGATSITMTDIDRFGLERVGEMALEIAWKNASCVFLSFDIDSIDPAFAPGTGTPEPGGLLPREALRLLQIVTREGLCGMEVVEVSPPYDVADTTSLLAARVICDVLGTLVTEGKLGRRFPERGQDQSGTPEPEEA, from the coding sequence ATGAAACGTAATCAGTTGCATGGTACCCAGATGCTGCAGGCGGAAGCGGAGATTCCGTTCAAGCGACGAGCCGAGTACATCGAGGAAGCGTTGCAGAACGGTCTCGAATCCGCATGGTCGATCACCGACCGTACGATCCCGCTTTTCGGCCGAGCTCCGATTCTGACTGGCAAATACTCCGCTGCCACCACCTTTCTGGGCGTGCCGTTTCAGGAAGATATGCGCGCGCTGGAAAGTCCGGATGTCGTGTTCGTCGGGGCTCCGCTCGATGCCGGCACCACCTACCGCTCAGGCACCCGATTTGGTCCGGAGGGGATTCGATCCATTTCTGGGCTCTATTCCGGATACAACTTCGAGTTGGGTGTCGATCTGCTCGAATCGCTGGATATGGTCGATGCCGGTGACATCACGGTCATCCCGGCCAATATCGAAAAGTCTTTTGACCAGATCGTCAAGGGCGTCGCCTATCTGCACGAGCACGCAACCTTTCCGGTCGTGATGGGTGGCGATCATGCCATTGGCTATCCGGACATCCGTGGGTTGGCTCCGTATGTCGACGGCAACATCGGCATCATCCATTTCGATCGTCACACCGATATGACCGAGTTGAACATGGACGAGCGGATGCACGGAACCCCGTTCTTCCATGCCACCAACATTCCGAACGCGCCGCCGGTCAACCTGGTGCAGATCGGCATTGGCGGTTGGAATGGTTCGCGTTACGGTGTCAAGAACGCCCGCGAGCGGGGCGCCACGTCGATCACGATGACGGATATCGACCGGTTCGGTCTCGAGCGTGTGGGCGAGATGGCGCTGGAAATCGCATGGAAGAACGCGTCGTGCGTCTTCCTGTCGTTCGACATCGATTCGATCGATCCTGCGTTCGCTCCCGGCACAGGAACTCCGGAGCCGGGTGGCCTCCTCCCGCGGGAGGCGCTGCGACTCCTGCAGATCGTCACCCGGGAAGGGCTCTGTGGCATGGAGGTCGTCGAGGTCTCTCCACCATACGATGTGGCTGACACGACGTCGCTATTGGCCGCACGTGTCATTTGCGATGTGTTGGGAACGCTCGTGACCGAAGGGAAGCTGGGACGGCGTTTTCCGGAACGGGGTCAAGACCAAAGCGGCACGCCAGAGCCAGAGGAGGCATAA
- a CDS encoding AMP-binding protein yields MSAETEITWIPTEDYLQRSRLLAFARKHGVDGYKGLQDWSASEPGAYWDAAVRDLGFHFDPGFAQPVDMARGKEWAEWFPGAGFDYVSNIFHLAAERGALDDLAVSWEGDGGDTRSLTYRQLWDETRRFANALDRLGIGKGDRVGIFLPMIPETVVAVLACGLIGAIYIPMFSGYGAEAVASRLQDCGARLLITSNGFHRRGKLVPLKETADAAMKAAPTVERCIVFDQTHGPTRMEPGRDLWWGDVVANASTTFEARGLAANDPYMIIYTSGTTGKPKGAVHVHAGFPIKAAHDLAYMFDLHAGERIFWLTDLGWMMGPWLISGGLLLGATIVIFEGTPDYPNPDRLWEIVERHDVNVLGLAPTAIRALMAQGNDWVDQHDLSSLRILGSTGEPWNPVPWQWYFEQIGKRKLPIINYSGGTETGGGIVGCVTVQPIRSCAFSGPVPGMAADVVDDNGDPVRGAVGELAVRQPWVGMTRGFWQDNERYLETYWSRFPGVWMHGDWAEIDDDGFWYIRGRSDDTLKVAGKRIGPAEVESAAVSHEAVQEAAAIGVPDDLKGECVIVFAILRPGFAGSPDLTEAVRQEIAQRLGASMRPKTVLFVDDLPKTRNAKIMRRVIRAAYLGLPTGDLTSLENPAAVEQIAALGGH; encoded by the coding sequence ATGTCTGCTGAAACCGAGATCACGTGGATTCCGACCGAAGACTATCTGCAACGCAGCCGATTGCTTGCATTTGCACGCAAACACGGTGTCGATGGATATAAGGGCCTCCAGGATTGGTCGGCGAGCGAACCGGGCGCCTATTGGGACGCAGCGGTGCGGGATCTCGGCTTTCACTTCGATCCAGGGTTTGCCCAACCGGTCGACATGGCGCGCGGAAAGGAATGGGCGGAGTGGTTCCCAGGCGCTGGATTCGACTATGTGTCGAACATTTTTCACCTTGCCGCTGAACGCGGCGCGCTCGATGACCTGGCGGTCAGCTGGGAAGGCGACGGCGGCGACACTCGTTCACTGACCTATCGGCAGCTCTGGGACGAAACCCGCCGGTTCGCCAATGCGCTCGATCGGCTGGGAATTGGCAAGGGCGATCGAGTTGGAATCTTCCTCCCCATGATTCCCGAGACAGTGGTCGCGGTGCTCGCGTGTGGCCTGATCGGCGCCATCTATATCCCGATGTTTTCAGGATATGGAGCCGAAGCGGTGGCGTCTCGTCTGCAGGATTGCGGCGCCCGGTTGCTCATCACCTCCAATGGTTTTCACCGGCGTGGGAAGCTCGTTCCGCTCAAGGAAACGGCCGATGCCGCCATGAAAGCCGCCCCAACGGTAGAGCGATGCATCGTCTTCGACCAGACCCATGGCCCCACGCGCATGGAACCGGGCCGGGATCTCTGGTGGGGGGACGTGGTCGCGAACGCGTCGACCACGTTCGAAGCGCGAGGGCTCGCGGCGAACGATCCCTACATGATCATCTACACCTCTGGCACCACGGGCAAACCCAAGGGCGCCGTGCACGTGCATGCCGGGTTTCCCATCAAGGCAGCGCACGATCTTGCATACATGTTCGATCTTCATGCCGGCGAGCGTATTTTCTGGCTCACCGATCTTGGTTGGATGATGGGGCCATGGCTCATTAGCGGAGGGCTGCTGCTGGGAGCCACGATCGTCATCTTCGAAGGAACGCCGGACTATCCCAATCCCGATCGGCTCTGGGAGATCGTCGAGCGGCACGACGTCAATGTTCTTGGGCTCGCGCCCACCGCCATCCGCGCGTTGATGGCACAGGGGAATGACTGGGTCGATCAACACGATCTCTCATCACTGCGCATCCTCGGATCGACCGGCGAGCCGTGGAACCCGGTGCCATGGCAGTGGTACTTCGAGCAGATTGGCAAGCGTAAGCTGCCGATCATCAACTACTCAGGAGGTACCGAAACCGGCGGAGGCATCGTCGGATGTGTCACGGTGCAGCCGATACGTTCGTGCGCGTTCAGCGGCCCGGTACCTGGTATGGCGGCCGACGTCGTCGACGACAATGGCGACCCCGTGCGTGGCGCGGTCGGCGAGCTTGCTGTGCGGCAGCCGTGGGTCGGCATGACCAGGGGCTTTTGGCAGGACAACGAACGCTATCTGGAAACCTATTGGTCGCGCTTCCCAGGCGTCTGGATGCATGGCGACTGGGCGGAAATCGACGACGACGGGTTCTGGTACATTCGCGGCCGGTCAGATGACACATTAAAGGTCGCCGGCAAGCGGATCGGACCGGCAGAGGTCGAATCTGCAGCGGTGTCGCACGAGGCCGTGCAAGAAGCCGCCGCGATCGGTGTGCCGGACGATCTGAAAGGCGAGTGCGTGATCGTTTTCGCGATCTTGCGGCCGGGTTTCGCCGGCTCACCGGACCTGACCGAGGCGGTTCGGCAGGAGATCGCGCAGCGCCTGGGCGCGTCGATGCGTCCGAAGACTGTCCTGTTCGTAGATGACTTGCCCAAGACCCGTAACGCGAAAATCATGCGCAGGGTGATTCGGGCAGCGTATCTTGGTTTGCCTACAGGAGACTTGACCTCGCTCGAGAACCCGGCCGCAGTCGAGCAGATTGCAGCGCTGGGAGGACATTGA